aagaaggagcttaccgtccgatacactccacaacaaaacggcgtcgcggcaagaaaaaatcgtacgatcgtggaaatggctcgcagCATGTTGAAATCAAGAAAGCTACCCAACAATTATTGGGCAGAAGCAGTCAACACGGCGGTCTACATCCTTAATCGTTCGCCAACAAAAGCAGttctcaacaaaactccatatgaagcttggcataagaaaaaacccgaggtaacttctttcagaattttcggttgcgtagcatactcacatattccatcccaacatagagaaaagttcgatgaaaaaggagaaaagctaataTTCATCGGATACAGCGAAGAGTCTAAAGTGTATAGACTTCTAAAGCCAGATACAAAAGAACTAGTAATTTCAAGAGatgttatttttgatgaattcaaatcatgggattggaatgatgaagcAGACAACTACGAGTTGCCACTACTCATCGAAGACGAGCCAGATCAGCCACGTCAAGAAGAAAccactccaccagcaagcccgagatctcctagtTCGACACAACAAAGTACAAGTTCATCTGAATCAAGTGacccacctagaaaggtgcgttccctaagagatatttataatgtatctaattgtgcttttatagcactagaacgtcaaaaatatgaggaagcggcaaaagaagaaaaatggagaaacgccatggacgaagaaatgcgagtaatcgagaaaaataagacatgggagctcgTTAATCAACCAATTgacaaagaaataattggtctgaaatgggtctacaagacaaaatataatgaagatgggtcaattcaaaagcacaaagcaaggctagttgaaaaaggatattcccagcaactaggaattgactacaacgagacatttgccccagtcgctcgcatggaaacaatccgaatggtgttagctttggcagctcaactcaaaatgaaagtctaccaattggacgtaaattcggcgttcctaaacggagaacttgaagaagaggtgtacgttgaacaGCCTCAAGGATATGTctgcaaaggaaaagaaaaaatagtatatcgtctccgcaaagcactatatggtctcaagcaagcaccgcgtgcatggaataacaaaatcgacaagtatttctgagataatggatttgagaaaagtccaagtgagccatcactcTACATCAAAAAACAAGGTACATATTTTGTAATCGTCTGTCTCTACGTCGATGATTTAATTTATGCCAGTACAAAACAAGAGatggcagaaaaatttaagaaggagatgatgaaagaatatgagatgatagacttaggacttatgcgatattttcttgggattcaagtaaaacaatctcccgaagaaatattcattttccaagaaaaatatgcagaagacttactgaaaaggttcaacatgatggattgcaaaccaattgcaactccaatgggtaccaatgagaaattggtaaaaaatgatggagcgacaaaagttgatccaaccttattcagaagtctagtcggctcactgatctacttaacaaatacaaggccagacatcgtcaatgctacaagtattgtttctcggtttatgagcgagccaagcaaaTTACATTATGCCGCCGCAAAGAGAATTCTCCGATACATCAAGGGAACAAAGGATTTTGGCGTCAAGTATACAAGAGAAgaagataatgatttaattggcttcacagatagcgattggaAAGGTTCcattgaagaccgaaagagcacatcgggctatgttttctgtatgaGAACAAAACTTATCTCTTGGAGTTCCAAAAAACAAAGTACGGTAGCActatcgtcagccgaagcagagtacataaCATCAACAAGTGCGGCATGTGAAGCAGTGTGGTTGAGtagaataatgaccgacctacaacaaaggcaaaAACTGCCGAcaactatctactgtgacaatatgtctacaattgcaatgacaagAAATCCAATCTTCCACGGACGGACGAAGCACATAGAGCTACGACATCACTTCATCAGAGAGCTGGTcgaaaacaaggaaattgagctccaattctatccaacacaagaacaaaatgcggACATTTTCACAAAAGCAGTCACGTTGGATAAGTTCAGTCATTTTAGACACAAgcttaacatcacaaattaagagggggtgttaaaaaTACAAGTTAATTTGTGATCattattctagaataatcttgaAGTCCCCTGTACTAGGTAAAGCCCAGTACATTCTAGAGTTTATGGGCCTCTAGAGTCTTCCTTTTAATCACGTGTAATCTAGAGAATTTTTTCTCTAGAATTCTCTTAAGGCATGGTCGATCATAGTCCCTAGAATTTTCATTTCTAGAGTTTTCTTCTTAGTCACTCActaggcctataaataggcactccatggtttcattttgatcatcaaaaaactcaagtgagtagaCAAGActtagagtgagagctagagttagagtaagagccaaagtgcctctttgtaaaaaACATAGTGAGCCAAAGTGCTACACTAAAAATTCCccttgtaatattttcattttcatattaatataagcctcacctttcaattaaccagcctctcttcctaaattcatttccataaacccatcgcatttccgcattgcgccaacatgTGGGAGGTGACTGCTGCTTGTAACGGAACTTTCTATGGAAAATGTTTTCATTCCTGTTTAAACAGAGTATAAAGTACAGATGCTTGGCAAAGATTAAACTTGAGATACAGTTGGAGGGTCTTACATGGAGGTTGAAGCCAAGTCAACAACAAATAGATTAAACTCCTTCTCAGCGTGGATTAACTGGGAGGGTAGCAGGTGTAAGTAATTATGATGCTATTCCACTTTTACCTAAGGATAGCAGGGCCACTTCTTGGTCTTTGCATCCAGGTGACATTCACATATCTCTTTTTAGTTTGTATCCATTTTAGATAACTAAACATAACCAGGCATCGAGTTTGTCAATCTCATATTGACCAATTGTCTGGCAGACATCAAAAATTGTGCGAGGAAATGCTGTGAAATCATCTAAGTCACCTAACAACAACTGGTAAAGTATTATAAAATTCttggttccttcatttttaaTCCTCAAGCTCATTACTCAAGTATTTTGGTTCATCAATATACAACTATTCAATAGGTGAAGTTCCGTTCTATCGTGTGAAGCTGCTCAAATTGTtttcataagttttatatttgaCCGAGTCTTTCACTGCGTCGTGAATGTTGTACATTTTCCAACGGGGAATAACAGCAGGTTATAATTATCAATTTTTCACTTCGTcgtgaatgacagttcttcaatATTTCACTGCGTCGTGAAAAATTAAACCGAGCCTTTCACACGATAGTTCTTGGCAAAGATTAAACTGAGACTTTCACTGCATcgtgaatgacagttcttcaatTTTCCCCCAAGTGGTTTTCATGCCCAGGAATGTACTCGTTATAATTATCTCTTTCAGATTGTTGCGTGCATTTTAATGCTAATTGAATTACAGAATTTAGGCCCTTTCGGATTTAATGTAGAGTATAGTATATTGGATTAGATAGGATAGGAGTGTTTCATTTGACCACAAAGTAGTCATACTTTTTTCATGTTTTCACTCCTTTAGGTTTGACGAGAATTGAATGTTGCAAATCGGAATCTGAATGTCGACAAGCTATGGAAGGCTCCCCAGAATAAGGATTTTGTGCCCTGTGTTAATCCTAGTCCCTGAGTATTCACATAAGTAACCTGAATTTTTGTTTAATAATTGTGTTTAATTATGCCGTGTAATTCAATTTTGTCGAtatatgatttatttatttttttttgcttgtgGTTGTTTGATTCGGTTCCTAAGGAGTCGCGTGGGTACTTGCTTCTACATGCACACAAATGGTGGGCTCAATCAGATGAGAGCTGCGGTCTGTAATTttcctctctttctctttctctgttGTGTTGTTCTGTTCATAGATTTTCTTTCGTCAGTCGAATAATAAGCAATTGATGTTGATCGTCTTGTCGCATCGCATGATTACTGAAATGGTGGTTTCTTGTCAACTCATCTCAGCGTGGATTAACTGGGAGGATAGCAGAGGTAAGTAATTTTGATTTTATTCAATTTAAGAAATCATATTCATCAGTTGCCTATCCATGTCAATTTATATTTATATACTGACACAATAAGATTGGTTTTCTGCAGGGATTAAAATCTTCTTTTAGAGATGCTGGGACGTCGGACGAGAACACATCAAATGAAGTCAGGTATCCAACTGTACTCTTCAAGCAGCAATTAGCTGCATATGTAGAGAAGATTTTTGGCATGATTCGAGATCTTTCAAAGAAAGAGATAGGGCCACTTCTTAGACTTTGCAACCAGGTGACATTGATTAAATAGGCGAGTCTAGTTCTACCATGTGAAGCTGCTCAAACtgttcatttcaattttctgttATGAGCAAACATGAACTGAGTATATAACTTAGGATACAATTTGTTTAGCTAATTTCAGGAGCTATAAAGGGTCGTTCTCATTTCTAGTGCAGATGGTGCACTATGTATGTCCAAGTTGTGTAAAATTTTGGTAGTTTGAAAATATCACCTTTTGGTTgttttccagattttttttttatgagactTGGTAGTGTAAATGACCGAATCTTTTTTGTCAACAACTTGATTTCATGAACGAGAATCTATTTTGGGATAAAATGCAGTCCGAATAAATGTTTAACAGGATAAAGGGAAAGGCATCCTGCCTAAGAAACTGAAAAGAACATTCAAATTTTTTCAAACTTTAACAACGCTTTTTACGTTTTGCTATTAGTCATTATATGACCATTAGAAATTCATCTGGACGGATTTGGGAACCGTCCCTACATCCGCACTTCCGCCCCCAAAAGTATTAATGACGGTTGGATCTGGGGATGCTAACAAAACTGTCCCTAACATCTTGTTGGGACGGATTTTTGACTGTCCCAAGAGCCTTCTATTTTGGAGAGAAAAACAAAATTTCGGTTATAACACGAAGGAAAGGGTTCAATTATTAAGTAGAAGTTATGTACAAGACAGATGCACTGGGAAAACGAGACAAGAACTTAAAAAACTGAATAGATAGATAATATTTAAGAATGAGATGTTCATTTTCTATATCGGGCTCTATGTTGATGCCACCTCATGTTGGGTGCATTGGATGCACTAACTTTCGATGCCATGTATCATTTTCCAATAAATCATACGCAGTTATTGAGGTGCCACCTGAAATGCCTACTAAATTTGGGGTTGACAGTCTGAATTTGATAGACTATTTTCTGATAATAGCCGAAAATAGTCAATGGGTTGATTTCACCTTGTAGTTGGATAATGATTCGTCTGTCAATAACAAATGAACACCAAATTTTAGAATCTATCATTTCTCAGCAATCAAGTTTTCTATCTCATTTATATAAACctcggaagaaaagaagaaacataAAAACATTTGTTTCCTTTCCTTGTTGCTTCCTTTCTCGCTGCCGAACGCTTGCGGTTCCTGCTGCTGCTTAGGAGGGAGAGATATGTTGAAACCGAGAGGTTATCGGATGTGTACAACTCCAGGCATAGTCGGTTCAGACAAAGGAGGATTATTTTACGAAGATTTAGATAAGTTCGAGAGTTTTGGTCCTCTACCAAGTATTTGCTTGCAAATTAGTATACTTTCTCTTGTACCCCATTTCATACATATGGCATTGTCACGGTTCCATCAACCCTTACTTGTTTCTCAAATACTGGTAAGGCTTGTTTATTATGCTTTCTTTATTTTTTCGAGGAcgtatgtttttgtttttatgaatATTGATGGCTTGGTCATATACAGTAGAAACTCTGCTGCCGGGACCATCACATTTATTAATTAAATGAGACATTAATCaaccgataaattaatacttattaatttataaataaatttcatatcaaataattaGTTTCTATACAAACAAGATACCATATCATAACTTTTAAATTTTCtatataaatacaatatcaatatcaaatcatatttttataAATATAATATCCAATCATATTTTTAATTTCTTATCAAtatcaaatcattttttttataaacatAATATCACATCATATTTTCTAAAtagatttttatcaaaaaaaataatatttcatatagaaatacaatatgaaatcatactactaacaaataaaaaaatattttatataaatacaatatgaaatcatactactAACACAAACAAATCATACCATAAATATGGCTTCTCATCTTAAAAGTGTTAAAAAGTCAACAATGACCTATGAAATTCGTAGAACATTACTCAAGCACACAAGAAGGATAATTTAACAATACCAAAAATTCTTGCAAtaataagaaaaattagagaagAAATTCAATGCGATATTGATTTTAGCAAACAACAGAAGACACctaaatcatttttcaaaaagtcttcGTAAATCATATAtgtattaaatatatatatatatatatatatatataatatccaaaaatatatatatttaattatatatatatatataatgcattattaatttatatttcatacgAGGCCTACATAGGTAATTAAAAAAGTATTAacttataattttagcgaattattaatttggcacggTGTCCACGACTCGGGACcggccaaaaatattatttaaaaaagtttattaaataatcgagtattaattaaaagagtttttacTGTATGTTTTATACATGTACAGGGAGGGATACTTGTTAGCCCATGGGTTTTTGGCGTTCCGTTTATAAGGGTGCCACATCTCAAGAACCCTGTCGGAATTGGTTATTTCATATTCCCTCGAGATGGATTTCAAGTAGTAGACATGCTTGCTCATTTCAGTTGCATGTTTTATATATTTAAAGTTGGAGTGCAAATGGATCCCAAAATATTAAAGAGAGCTGGGTGGCGACCATGCATCATCGGATTCTTTTGTATGGTTTGCTCTTATGTAGCTGGACTTCAAATTTCCCATGGACTCGTAAATGAAAATGTACCGGGACTAAAGACATATAATAGGTACTCTGATAGAGTAGTAGATCTATTCGGCATGATATCCTTCCCTGTTATCGTCTATGTGCTCGATGATTTTAAAATTCTTAACTCTGAGCTAGGTAATTCAGCGATTCATATATCaatggttgctgattttcttcatCTGGGTTTAAAATTCTGGAGCATTTTCCACCAAATGACCAGAAGTGGAAACCTAACATATGCGCTACCTGCAGTGTTAATTTTATTGGGGACGGTGATTTATGTGTTTTTTATTGTGCGGCCGGCAGCGTTATGGATTGTAAAGAATACCCCTGAAGGGAGACCTGTAGATGATATTTACATTACCTTGATAATGATTTCAGTTCTGCTGTGTGGATTAGCTAGTGAATATTGTGGATTGAATGGTACAGTTGGGGTTTTCTTACTAGGTTTGGCTATACCTGATGGTCCACCTTTAGGATCAGCTCTAGTTAAGAAGCTACGCATTGTTTCTGTATTTTTCATGCCTCTTCATATGGGTATCGTTGGATATAAGACGAACATTCACTTAGTTACTTTTGTATATCTATGGCGTGTTTTACTGATCATCCTCGGTAGTATCCTTGGAAAGTTTATCGGGCTTTTCATCCCAGCTGTGCTTCTTGGAGTCTCGCCGCGAGATAGTTTCTTGCTTGTACTTATTATGAATCTTAAAGGCATTGTCGAGGTTTCCACACTTAACACCTGGTTAGACTCAGTAAATACCAAAGTGCGTCTTCAAACACAAAgttattttttttagttattgCAGAATATGTTATAGCATCTTACCAAGTAATTTGAATAATCCATTGACATCTTTTCTTATTTATTCTGCAGGAAATTTTTACTTCATCAAATACAATCATGGTTCTCGCACTTGTAGTGCTAGTAGCTATTATTACACCCGCGGTGAAATACCTCTATGAACCTTCATCGAAATATTTAACCTACAAAGGAAGGTCAATTTTGCAGTCGAATGAAAACAACTCAGATTTTCGAGTGCTTGTATGTGTCCATACCATAGATGATGTTCCCGCCATTATGAGAATCATTGAAGCCTCCAATCCTACCAAACTCCACCCACTCACCATTTACCTCCTCCATCTCGTTGAGCTTGTGGGTCGTGCTTCTCCTCTCCTTATATCCCACAAATTGGATGAACTTGCTTCCACATCAAACCCTACCAAATCAGAAAGGATAATCAATGTTTTCCAAAAATTGCAAAACCGATACAAGAACCTTGTTACGGTTCATCCCTTCACAACTATCTCTCCATATGCTTCAATGCACAACGATATATGCACCATGGCAGTCGACAAGAAGGCTGCTCTCGTTATCTTCCCTTTCTGCAGGCAAGATGCAAGTCTGAGGGGTGATCTGGCCAGACCAAATATTTCCAATCGTGCAATAAAAACCCTTCTTCAAAATATGTTGCGGCACACCCCATGCTCAGTCGGGATCTTAATGGATGGTAGTAATCTGCAAACAAAATCTAGTTGCTTCTTGCCCGACACACCTTACCGAGTGATTGTACTTTTTTTCGGTGGCCCGGATGATCGAGAAGCATTGGCTTTTGCAATGAATATGATTCATCATCCGCACGTGTTTGTTACTCTTGTTAGGTTTTATGGTCCTGCAAGTTTATCATCCAACGGAGTTATTGACCATTACAATGAATCGGTTAGAATTGATATTGAGGGGAGGAACATGTTTCTTGATGATGAATTAGTAGACCATTTCAGGGTTAACACCATGCATGATGAAACATTGATATACAAAGAAGTAGAGGTAAAAGATGGTGCAGAAACAATATGGGCCGTCCGGTCACTTCACCAAGATTTTGATCTTATGCTCGTAGGAAAACAACAAATAGCTGattcaaaaataatttcaggATTAGATGAAAATTGGGATGAATGTGGAGAGCTAGGAACTATCGGAGATTTGGTAACATCTCCTGATTATGGTGCCGAGGGCTCAATCTTAATAATTCACCGACGGCAAGACATTAGTTAATCATGGGAACATAACCGTACAGGCTTACTTCTGTTTCGAAAAAAAGGGTACACGCTTACTGATCTCCAATTTTCAGATTAATGTACACCCTATTACACGGCATTTTACATATTCAAATGTTCTACTTATGGGTGACAAGAGTAGTCTGAGGAGAACACCTGTTGGTAATGTTTAGGAAGATTGAACAACCACAGAAAAGAAATCTCTCTAAACAAAgatgaatataaaaaaaaacatcaaagggAAATATAAAAAAGCGGTACTAGTCTAAATCAAGACTTGCCAAAATGTACTAGTGTTGATCAGTATGTACTCTCGTTCTTTCCAAATACCAGTATATCTCTTCAGTAAAACCCTTCAAATAAGAAATATCGAAGACAAAAATTGTAGAAGGAACAAATGAAAACTTACTTGAACAAACAGAACAAAGAAATTTCTCTATAAGCGAGGAAGATGGAAAGAGAGAGAGTTAGAGAGAGGTAAGAGTAAAGTACTAGTCTAAATCAAGTCTTTACGTACTACTCCTTGTCAACTACAGCAGAACAACTCCATTTTTCCAAGTTCCTACTCTCCGTGAATCAACCcattcgaaaactaataacattgcaattatctatttttccaccaacggtactcgtaaagcttcttgatcccacaaaaattttaaacgagcggtcgtaagagatttcacctaattaagacaccttcctctccgaatagacggctccaccagaaacaacaagaatgaagttttcctggctcttaggatagtttgctagaaacgaaaacttaggtatttatagaccaaggatgtttggacaccaaggaatttccaaaatcgaaaatattctcaagatatgcaatgaatagcaaaattcggttttcctcattccaataaatgcttgtccaaaatttctgaatctctcaatataaaatctccaattagtatatgcacattactaatttttattctctagagatatcactagtggaaaacaacAATTCCGCGACTGTCAGGACacgtcatatatacgagttaaacGATCCGTTGTAGGGTTCTCTGAAAGGGTCGTTTATAAAGCGTTTTTTAATTGAACGACCCCTAAGATGTGGGTCTTTGAACAGAGACGGTTTCTAACAGTAACTAAACGTTGACCCGCGATATTGGTCGtagatttgaattataatataaaaaaaatcagattcaGATCAGCTGAATGTCTGAATGGATGAATCTGGATTAATCTTACTGGTATTTAAGTCAAACAGTCAAGTCAAGTCTAGTTAAGTCAAACTACAGTCAAGTCAAATTACAgtcaaactgaaattgaaatgcaacctcaaattgaactgaaattcaaatgcaactCAATTTTAACTGAAATTCAAGTGCAGCTTCAAATTTAActgagaattttaacattcaTTCCATTGGGTGTAAAACtacacaaaaaaaatgaaatactgAGCTCAGATAACACATGTCCAAGATTGCTAAGTTCTGACAACAACATGGTAAACTAATAAATtgataaaaaaacaaaatgataatTCAGCTCCTCCTATGACAATACTTCAAAATGATATTAAGCAGAGCATCAATGTGCTATGTCCTTGGTTCACATGCAACTTCctgcaaagaaaatcaacaacagtACAATGACTTCGTTCAGTTCACAATACACGGTAGAACAAAATAAGTTACTAGATATAGGTCATGTACAACAGTGTCAGGTAATTCGACAGACATTCTAGCAATGGGTAGTAGCTGAAAGCACATGTACGAGGTAATTTGACATATAAGTGATGTAGATAACAGTTATTGGATCATTAATTGCAGGGATCAAACCATAATCATTTCCATTCTACCATACCAATCAAAACCACAACTACAATTCACATCATTTGAACAACTTATACAATCCAAgcaaaactctttttttttttttgaagagaaaGGTTAAATTTCATTCATcatgaaatgaaaagaaaaaagaatacaaGATGGAGAACGCCGAAGCGTGACAAGATGGAAGGCAAAAGCCTAACCACAGAcaaccaaaaagaaaacaaatggaGTGTACAACTCCTAAACCaaagcaacagcaacaggctATTGCAGACAGTGCAAGATACTTATGCGTAGCCAAAAACAACAAATGGAGTGTACAACTCCTAAACCATAAACAACAGCAACAGGCTATGGTAGACCGAGCAAGTTATTTATCCAAGCAAAACTCATTGAAATATACAATCATAAATACATGCAGTATTGGCCACAAACTGTAGGGAAATCATCACACAACCATAACTACGATAGGAGAAGATTGCAACAAAACAGAAGCTTCAGGGAAATCGAAGGCAGATAcaggggaagaagaagatagttgCACAAGCTAAACTAGTAATCATATGTGCGTAGGGGAGCTAAACAAGTACTGATTGTAAAGGTTCTAACTATACAATGCCTTTAAAATGCACAGGAAAACTCACATGTGCGCAggggagctgcatgatttccaaTAGTTGAATTATAAGGTGTTGGACAAGTTCATTCACGTACGTGTATCCCCATTTCTCGTGCCCTTGGAAAGATAACCAATTgtagaaaatgaaattaaaacgaAAGTGAAGGTAAAAAATATGGAATCTACTAGAAGAGACATGTAAGAAGAAATAGAATGAAACCTTACCCGAGCTTCTCCATTCCAATACTCATCATCTCCAACAGTTGTCAAAATTGATGGATCTTCATTCGCATTTGCAGTGAAGACAAATGGATCTTCCAAAGCATTCTTATTGGGGTCTGATCTTATTGGAGattccaaaaccaaattccaaTGCTCCCTTTTCACATCTCTGCAGTAAAAAACTTGTCTAGCTTGAGAAGCATGGATGAATGGCTCGTCGACTTCTTTTGAGCTTCTCATAAACCTTCTGAAGTTGACAAACCTCAACTTTGTATCTGCATCCACATAGGATCCATGTATTTTGTCTTCGACTCGCACCCAATCAcagtaaaaaataatttcagtTTAAGTATACGTTGTAGAACGCCGTAGTATGTAGTATCGTCATCGACCAAGTTAGTATCTCTGGAACTTGCTCTAAAACTGGTGCAAGCTTCCATGGTGACTCCACTATTTTGTGTAGTTAAATTTTTTTCTGCATCGGCTGTGTAAAAAAGATAGCCATTAACAAAATATGAGTTGTACGAAACCGTAGTGAAGGTAAGAACAATTTCCAGCCTACGAAAATCTTTCATGGGAGTGATTTCAAGTTGTTTCGGTAGCC
This is a stretch of genomic DNA from Papaver somniferum cultivar HN1 chromosome 1, ASM357369v1, whole genome shotgun sequence. It encodes these proteins:
- the LOC113272065 gene encoding cation/H(+) antiporter 15-like, whose product is MHTNGGLNQMRAARGLTGRIAEGLKSSFRDAGTSDENTSNEVRYPTVLFKQQLAAYVEKIFGMIRDLSKKEIGPLLRLCNQGGILVSPWVFGVPFIRVPHLKNPVGIGYFIFPRDGFQVVDMLAHFSCMFYIFKVGVQMDPKILKRAGWRPCIIGFFCMVCSYVAGLQISHGLVNENVPGLKTYNRYSDRVVDLFGMISFPVIVYVLDDFKILNSELGNSAIHISMVADFLHLGLKFWSIFHQMTRSGNLTYALPAVLILLGTVIYVFFIVRPAALWIVKNTPEGRPVDDIYITLIMISVLLCGLASEYCGLNGTVGVFLLGLAIPDGPPLGSALVKKLRIVSVFFMPLHMGIVGYKTNIHLVTFVYLWRVLLIILGSILGKFIGLFIPAVLLGVSPRDSFLLVLIMNLKGIVEVSTLNTWLDSVNTKEIFTSSNTIMVLALVVLVAIITPAVKYLYEPSSKYLTYKGRSILQSNENNSDFRVLVCVHTIDDVPAIMRIIEASNPTKLHPLTIYLLHLVELVGRASPLLISHKLDELASTSNPTKSERIINVFQKLQNRYKNLVTVHPFTTISPYASMHNDICTMAVDKKAALVIFPFCRQDASLRGDLARPNISNRAIKTLLQNMLRHTPCSVGILMDGSNLQTKSSCFLPDTPYRVIVLFFGGPDDREALAFAMNMIHHPHVFVTLVRFYGPASLSSNGVIDHYNESVRIDIEGRNMFLDDELVDHFRVNTMHDETLIYKEVEVKDGAETIWAVRSLHQDFDLMLVGKQQIADSKIISGLDENWDECGELGTIGDLVTSPDYGAEGSILIIHRRQDIS